The nucleotide sequence catgctgactgactgttcctccataatatctgtcatgctgactgactgttcctccataatatctgtcatgctgactgactgttcctccataatatctgtcatgctgactgttcctctatAATATCAGTCATGATGACTGttactccatattatctgtcatgctgactgactgttcctccatattatctgtcatgctgactgactgttactccataatatctgtcatgcttactgttcctccataatatctgtcatgctgactgttcctccataatatctgtcatgcttactgttcctccataatatctgtcatgctgactgttcctccatattatctgtcatgctgactgactattcctccatattatctgtcatgctgactgttcctccataatatctgtcatgctgactgactgttactccataatatctgtcatgcttactgttcctccataatatctgtcatgcttactgttcctccatattatctgtcatgctgactgttcctccataatatctgtcatgctgactgttcctctataatatcagtcatgctgactgactattcctccatattatctgtcatgctgactgactgttcctccataatatctgtcatgctgactgactattcctccataatatctgtcatgctgactgttcctctatAATATCAGTCATGATGACTGttactccatattatctgtcatgctgactgactgttcctccatattatctgtcatgctgactgactgttactccataatatctgtcatgcttactgttcctccataatatctgtcatgctgactgttcctccataatatctgtcatgcttactgttcctccataatatctgtcatgcttactgttcctccataatatctgtcatgctgactgttcctccatattatctgtcatgctgactgactattcctccatattatctgtcatgctgactgttcctccataatatctgtcatgctgactgttcctccatattatctgtcatgctgactgactattcctccataatatctgtcatgctgactgactgttcctccatattatctgtcatgctgactgactattcctccataatatctgtcatgctgactgactgttcctccatattatctgtcatgctgactgactattcctccatattatctgtcatgctgactgactgttcctccatattatctgtcatgctgactgactattcctccatattatctgtcatgctgactgactaatcctccatattatctgtcatgctgactgactgttcctccatattatctgtcatgctgactgactattcctccatattatctgtcatgctgactgactaatcctccatattatctgtcatgctgactgactaatcctccatattatctgtcatgctgactgttcctccataatatctgtcatgctgactgttcctccatattatctgtcatgctgactaatcctccatattatctgtcatgctgactgttcctccatattatctgtcatgctgactaatcctccatattatctgtcatgctgactgttcctccataatatctgtcatgctgactaatcctccatattatctgtcatgctgactgttcctccataatatctgtcatgctgactgttcctccataatatctgtcatgctgactgttcctccataatatctgtcatgctgactgttcctccatattatctgtcatgctgactaatcctccataatatctgtcatgctgactgttcctccataatatctgtcatgctgactgttcctccatattatctgtcatgctgactgttcttccataatatctgtcatgctgactgttcctccataatatctgtcatgctgactgttcctccatattatctcACACCAGAGAGGGAAGAGCTTGCTCTGTCTACTTATCGTCCCCTCCCGCTCGCCCCCACCGCCCCGCTCGTACAATAAAACATGAGCCAGTGAGATGTCAGGCCCTGGGGAACTCCCTCTGCCGGCCAATAAGTAGACCAGAGTGGCCCCGCCCCCACCAGACAACATGAGGGTGTGGGGTGTCTTGCTTTCTCTACCGTCTCCACTATCAACCTAGAGGTCAAACAATCATTATCAACCTAGAGGTCAAACTATCATTATCCACCTAGAGGTCAAACTATCATTATCTACCTAGAGGTCAAACTATCATTATCTACCTAGAGGACAAACTATCATTATCCACCTAGAGGTCAAACTATCATTATCCACCTTGAGGTCAAACTATCATTATCCACCTTGAGGTCAAACTATCATTATCCACCTTGAGGTCAAACTATCATTATCCACCTAGAGGTCAAACTATCATTATCCACCTAGAGGTCAAACTATCATTATCTACCTAGAGGTCAAACAATCACTATCCATCTAGAGGACAATAGTGATACTGCATTCTGTGTAAGCCAACACTCTCATCCAACCTCTATTGAATAATGAGATTTTACATGATAACAGCTCCAGCTCTGTTATCAGTTAATCAGCCAATCAAATTCATTCATATATCCCATTTTACAGCACcatttgtcacaaagtgctttacagtaagCCAGCCTGCCACCTATCAGGAGTTAGGTGTTCGTGTTTTGATATGTTGTGCTACTTTATGTTATATAAAAATGATGTTAGGTTATATGCAGCGTTGGGGAGTGAAGGCTTACATTCAATCCGGTACAAGTAACAGATTACAACAAAACTAACTGTAATCTGTTACTTTACCAGCAAAAaacattgtaatcagattacacaTAATTTTGGAAAACTAAATGATTACTTCTAGGAtcacttttaaattcagaaaggattgTTTGTGTAAAAAAATCTTTGAAActgttctgttttctcaatgatatTCAAATTAGCTttgaaaaaaggtgcaagtttaaatttgttccgtctgagtgagtctgaccacaagaCAGAGACCACtaatgatgacacaccaaatgtgtttgatggatttgcgagaaaagagcaggaataggcttttgtaaactacagtccaagctatgtcttccaatggtgtgacTGCTGTCAGCATCCAAAGGTTATCCAACTATAATAAACACTTGGAGgtcaggatgacagcagtggtgtagtctacggtgatactgatatcacttattattgatatctacatagtgcattgatgtgaatcacactgctgctctctcatttagttATTTGCGCcgtacggattgtggttgttgtggatggctgttcaccaatgtattttaacccaataacGGTTGAAttgaagaagtttaagctgcctatcaatcattgtttttgctaCCAACAATGAATGAGGTGCTCTTGCAACAGATGCATAGAGcggatcccagcctgtggaatTACAGTCTGAGGtggatcccagcctgtggaataACAGTCTGAGGtggatcccagcctgtggaataATAGTCTGAGGtggatcccagcctgtggaataACAGTCTGAGGtggatcccagcctgtggaatTACAGTCTGAtgtggatcccagcctgtggaataACAGTCTGAGGtggatcccagcctgtggaataACAGTCTGAGGtggatcccagcctgtggaataACAGTCTGAGGtggatcccagcctgtggaataACAGTCTGAGGtggatcccagcctgtggaataACAGTCTGAGGtggatcccagcctgtggaataACAGTCTGAtgtggatcccagcctgtggaataACAGTCTGAGGTGGATCCCAGTCTGTGGAATAACAGTTAGATTAGGTTAGTGAGTTAGATTAGGTTAGTGAGTTAGATTAGGTTAGCGAGTTAGATTAGGTTAGTGAGTTAGATTAGGTTAGTGAGTTAGATTAGGTTAGTGAGTTAGATTAGATTAGTGAGTTAGATTAGATTAGTGAGTTAGATTAGATTAGTGAGTTAGATTAGATTAGTGAGTTAGATTAGGTTAGTGAGTTAGATTAGATTAGTGAGTTAGATTAGTGAGTTAGATTAGGTTAGGTTAGTGAGTTAGATTAGGTTGTATGTCATGTTAGACCTCCTCTGGTTGTATGTCATGATAGACCTCCTCTGGTTGTATGTCATGTTAGACCTCCTCTGGTTGTATGTCATGATAGACCTCCTCTGGTTGTATGTCATGTTAGACCTCCTCTGGTTGTATGTCATGATAGACCTCCTCTGGTTGTATGTCATGATAGACCTCCTCTGGTTGTATGTCATGATAGACCTCCTCTGGTTGTATGTCATGTTAGACCTCCTCTGGTTGTATGTCATGATAGACCTCCTCTGGTTGTATGTCATGATAGACCTCCTCTGGTTGTATGTCATGTTAGACCTCCTCTGGTTGTATGTCATGTTAGACCTCCTCTGGTTGTATGTCATGTTAGACCTCCTCTGGTTGTATGTCATGTTAGACCTCCTCTGGTTGTATGTCATGATAGACCTCCTCTGGTTGTATGTCATGTTAGACCTCCTCTGGTTGTATGTCATGTTAGACCTCCTCTGGTTGTATGTCATGTTAGACCTCCTCTGGTTGTATGTCATGATagacctcctctgtctcctctcttcagaCTGGATCCAGGCGGTTCAGGCCCTCATGGTCCTGTCAGTGCTGTTCTGCCTCTTCTCTCTGGTCTTCTTCATGTGTCAGCTCTTCACCCTGGTCAAAGGAGGACGCTTCTTCTTCACCGCCGTCTTCCAGATCCTCGCCAGTGAGTACGACCACTTATAAGGCTTAATGAATCCTCCATAACCTCTTCATAAAGGCCTACATAGACACTTCATAAAGTTGTTGGTCTTGTTGGCCAGTGAGTACGACCACTTATAAGGCTTAATGAATCCTTCATAACCTCTTCATAAAGGCCTACATAGACACTTCATAAAGTTGTTGTTCTTGTTGGCCGGTGAGTATCACATCACATCACCCCGATTGTCTAATCTAGCCGGGTCCCCCGGTTTATACAAAGTTGTCTTATATTGGTGTCAACTAACAGTGTTGGTGAGAAGAGGGCCTGGATGTTGTTCTGCGGGGCTTACCGCCCAGACAGGAAAATGATCTGGGGGGAAAACTGAATCTGTAAAAGACAGAGATGTTATAGCTCAGGTCAAAGTGGGAGGCGGCCCCATGTGACCACAATGGTTGTTTAACTATCTCAGTATTAGTCCCCTTACTATGAGGGTTGGTTAACTGTCTCAGTATTAGGTCCCTTACTATGAGGGTTGGTTAACTGTCTCAGTATTAGGTCCCTTACTATGAGGGTTGGTTAACTGTCTCAGTATTAGTCCCCTTACTATGAGGGTTGGTTAACTGTCTCAGTATTAGTCCCCTTACTATGAGGGTTGGTTAACTCTCTCAGTATTAGGTCCTTTACTATGAGGGTTGGTTAACTGTCTCAGTATTAGTCCCCTTACTATGAGGGTTGGTTAACTGTCTCAGTATTAGTCCCCTTACTATGAGGGTTGGTTAACTGTCTCAGTATTAGGTCCCTTAGTATGAGGGTTGGTTAACTGTCTCAGTGTTAGGCCCCTTACTATGAGGGTTGGTTAACTGTCTCAGTGTTAGGTCCCTTTTTACGATGGTTGGTTAACTGTCTCAGTATTAGGCCCCTTACTATGAGGGTTGGTTAACTGTCTCAGTGTTAGGCCCCTTACTATGAGGGTTGGTTAACTGTCTCAGTGTTCGGTCCCTTTTTACGATGGTTGGTTAACTGTCTCAGTATTAGGCCCCTTACTATGAGGGTTGGTTAACTGTCTCAGTGTTAGGCCCCTTACTATGAGGGTTGGTTAACTGTCTCAGTGTTCGGTCCTATACTATGAGGGTTGGTTAACTGTCTCAGTATTAGGCCCCTTAGTATGAGGGTTGGTTAACTGTCTCAGTGTTAGGCCCCTTAGTATGAGGGTTGGTTAACTGTCTCAGTATTAGGTCCTATACTATGATGGTTGGTTAACTGTCTCAGTGTTAGGTCCCTTTTTACGATGGTTGGTTAACTATCTCAGTGTTAGGTCCTATACTATGAGGGTTGGTTAACTGTCTCAGTGTTAGGTCCCTTACTACGAGGGTTGATTAACTGTCTCAGTGTTAGGTCCCTTACTACGAGGGTTGATTAACTGTCTCAGTGTTAGGTCCCATACTATGAGGGTTGGTTAACTGTCTCAGTGTTAGGTCCCTTTTTACGATGGTTGGTTAACTATCTCAGTGTTAGGTCCTATACTATGAGGGTTGGTTAACTGTCTCAGTGTTAGGTCCCTTACTACGAGGGTTGATTAACTGTCTCAGTGTTAGGTCCCATACTATGAGGGTTGGTTAACTGTCTCAATGTTAGGTAAACTTACTTAGAGGGTTGGTTTACTATTTCAATTGAAGGTCCCTTAACATGAGGGTTGGTTAACTGTCTCAGTGTTAGGTCCCTTACAATGATGGTTGGTTAACTATCTCAGTGTTAGGTCATATACTATGAGGTGTGGTTAGGTGCCTTCCTATGAGGGTTGGTTAACTTCCTCAAAGTTAGGTGCCTTCCTATGAGGGTTGGTTTACTGTCGTAATCTCTTAGTTGGAACCAAACGACATGTGCTAGATATCTAACTCAGAGGTGGAGGTGGCTGGATTCAAAAATGCATTTTCTGCACATGGGCATAGAAACTAGCAGATTCAGCCCCTCCCCAATATAGAACATAACCAAGTCTGTTACAAAATATTAGGTGTGTCAACTTGGATGAAATTGATGATCTCCAACAGTCTAAAACTAGCAATGCCTttttttctgctctctctctctcctctctcctctctcctctctcctctctcctctctcctctctctctctctctctctctctctctctctctctctctctctctctctctctctctctctctctctctctctctcctctctctctctcatctcccttccttccccccccctctctccaggtcTGTTTGTGATGTGTGGAGCTATAATCTACACAGTAATGCGTCCAGATGGGGAGGAGGATGCTGCGTTTGGCTTTGCCTACATCCTGGCCTGGGTGTCCTTCCCTCTGTGTCTGGTCAGTGGCCTCATCTACATCGTACTGAggaagagggaatgagagagggagggaggctgaggttaagacctcacaccaccaccagcagAACACAGCACTGTGccccagggttggggtcaattccatttcaattccagtcaattcaggaagaacACTAACATTCCAGTTCTCTTCAATGCTTCTTAATGAGGTTAACTTTCTGAATTGATAGAAATccaaatggaattgaccccaaccatgcTGTGCCCACTgaccaccagaggaggctggtgaggggaggataaATGGCTCACATAGTGTTTGTTTTCcatcaaatactttgagcgttcGATTAGATTGAGTGTTTTCACTTTTGGGATTATTCCATTGGTTTcattgtgccaggcaagctccATCAAGCCCAGCTAAGGCATTTGTAAGAAAACAAATCATATTTGAACCCAAGTCTACATTATACATACCAATCACAGGTGGTCATGACTAAAGCGGAATCACTGGAATGgtttcaaatacatcaaacacatggaaaccatacaATATGCGCAGTTCCATcttttattatgagccgtcctcccctcagcagcccccaCTGACAGCCATGTGTGAGTAAActacagaggagaacagacagtcCATGTTACAGTGTAAAGATGTACATAGTGTCTATGGTTTTAGACatatttataacattttttacaTGACCTTTTGTACATAGTGTTGAGCTCAGTTCATTGTCAGAGCTTGtttttttccatattttctcCTCCGTGCCAAAGAGATAAAGCTGTGATATCAGCTTTTAGTTAAAAAGACCAAATGTTTAAAGCCTTTTAGACATTTATTTTGCTTTACTATAGTGTagtgtcaatacctagtgtgtcattgtcaatacctagtgtgtcattgtcaatacctagtgtgtcattgtcaatacctagtgtgtcattgtcaatacctagtgtgtcattgtcaatacctagtgtgtcattgtcaatacctagtgtgtcattgtcaatacctagtgtgtcattgtcaatacctagtgtgtcattgtcaatacctagtgtgtcattgtcaatacctagtgtgtcattgtcaatacctagtgtgtcattgtcaatacctagtgtgtcattgtcaatacctagtgtgtcattgtcaatacctagtgtgtcattgtcaatacctagtgtgtcattgtcaatacctagtgtgtcattgtcaatacctagtgtgtcattgtcaatacctagtgtgtcattgtcaatacctagtgtgtcattgtcaatacctagtgtgtcattgtcaatacctagtgtgtcattgtcaatacctagtgtgtcattgtcaatacctagtgtgtcattgtcaatacctagtgtgtcattgtcaatacctagtgtgtcattgtcaatacctagtgtgtcattgtcaatacctagtgtgtcattgtcaatacctagtgtgtcattgtcaatacctagtgtgtcattgtcaatacctagtgtgtcattgtcaatacctagtgtgtcattgtcaatacctagtgtgtcattgtcaatacctagtgtgtcattgtcaatacctagtgtgtcattgtcaatacctagtgtgtcattgtcaatacctagtgtgtcattgtcaatacctagtgtgtcattgtcaatacctagtgtgtcattgtcaatacctagtgtgtcattgtcaatacctagtgtgtcattgtcaatacctagtgtgtcattgtcaatacctagtgtgtcattgtcaatacctagtgtgtcattgtcaatacctagtgtgtcattgtcaatacctagtgtgtcattgtcaatacctagtgtgtcattgtcaatacctagtgtgtcattgtcaatacctagtgtgtcattgtcaatacctagtgtgtcattgtcaatacctagtgtgtcattgtcaatacctagtgtgtcattgtcaatacctagtgtgtcattgtcaatacctagtgtgtcattgtcaatacctagtgtgtcattgtcaatacctagtgtgtcattgtcaatacctagtgtgtcattgtcaatacctagtgtgtcattgtcaatacctagtgtgtcattgtcaatacctagtgtgtcattgtcaatacctagtgtgtcattgtcaatacctagtgtgtcattgtcaatacctagtgtgtcattgtcaatacctagtgtgtcattgtcaatacctagtgtgtcattgtcaatacctagtgtgtcattgtcaatacctagtgtgtcattgtcaatacctagtgtgtcattgtcaatacctagtgtgtcattgtcaatacctagtgtgttcattgtcaatacctagtgtgtcattgtcaatacctagtgtgtcattgtcaatac is from Oncorhynchus kisutch isolate 150728-3 unplaced genomic scaffold, Okis_V2 scaffold970, whole genome shotgun sequence and encodes:
- the LOC116363952 gene encoding peripheral myelin protein 22-like isoform X1; amino-acid sequence: MNNIDIYQKMLLILLAVLILHLIILVLLFVSTIANAWTVGGTKNTDLWYSCLTTKGGYHCSSASNEDWIQAVQALMVLSVLFCLFSLVFFMCQLFTLVKGGRFFFTAVFQILASLFVMCGAIIYTVMRPDGEEDAAFGFAYILAWVSFPLCLVSGLIYIVLRKRE
- the LOC116363952 gene encoding peripheral myelin protein 22-like isoform X2, which encodes MLLILLAVLILHLIILVLLFVSTIANAWTVGGTKNTDLWYSCLTTKGGYHCSSASNEDWIQAVQALMVLSVLFCLFSLVFFMCQLFTLVKGGRFFFTAVFQILASLFVMCGAIIYTVMRPDGEEDAAFGFAYILAWVSFPLCLVSGLIYIVLRKRE